The segment GAAACGGTTGGATGTCATGCCAGTAACGATGAGAAATGTGCCGACGTCAGGCGCTCATAGGCCATGTAATACAGCACATCGCCATCACTCAACTCACGGGCGGAGGGTGGGTTGAGCATATTCGCCTCGTCACTAATGGAAGTGACGCCAAGCAAGGTGGCATTATGCGCCTCCTTGGCTAGGGAGAATAATTGGCCAAACGTGCTGCCTTTGGGAATATCTTGCAGCCGCGTTTGGTACTGAGTGGCACCATGATTTACAGCAAGCAGTTCATTCACGACGCGGCTTATGCCTGCGTCAGTCGCTGAGCGCACCAGCATTTCTAGTGCCATAGCTTCGGTGCATTCAATGCCTGGAAGCGTGCGGCGCAACATTGCAGCAGTGTTAGGGTTTTCGCAGTGCGCAACGATATGGCAGCCAGGAGACTTTAGGCTATAAGCGGAAAGCGCCACAGTCGCCACGCGTTCATCGCTGCCGTCATAGATAATAATACGGCTGGCATTTTCAACGCCGGCGCGCTTGAGAAGCTCCATGTTGGCGAAGCTATCACCCTTGACGAATTTTAAGTCGCCCGGACGTGGGTTGTTGATGTCTTTGGTGACACACAGCACGATTTCATCAGGGAGCTGCCGGTCAGCTTTGAGAATATCAATGATCTTTTCAGTGGTTTCTCCATGCCAGCCTAACACCACCGTGTGGCCAGTAAGGTCGCTGTAATCGCCTTTTCCTTGCATTTGCTGCCTCCAAAAGTTGCCCACCGTGACGGTTGCCTTGCCAATCAGGGCAGCAAATAGCGAAATACCGCCTGGGATCAGGTAAAACACAGCGATCAGTTGCCCAGCAGTTGAACTCGGCGAGAAGTCCCCATAGCCCACGGTGGAAGCCGTAACAACGTAAAAATACAGCCACAACGGCAGTGAGTTGGCAACCTCTTCGCCAGAGAGCCCCATGAGTAGCCAAGAGGTTGCCATATGTGCCAGTGCCAGCAGTAACAGAAACGTCCAACTGACGTTAATCGTAGAGGCTTTTAAAACTTTTAGTAGCCGTTGTAGCACTGGCATGGCGTCAGTCTTCCTTGCGTTCAGGCGGTAGTAATAACGCTAGCACTCAATTGCCAGCATTTTGCTTGGCTTTTAGGCGAGCCAGAACATCGCTTCCTGACGTCTGCTGTTTGCCGATACCTGCCTGGGAAAGGCGCGCTTCCAAGTCAGCGCCGGAATCTTGTGCTTGCATTGATTCACCAATCTTAAGCTTTTCAGCCTGTAGGGCCTGGCGCTCTTTAATGCGTTCAAGGGAGGCAACGGCGCTGTTCATGCTGGCATTTTGGCCAGCATGTTGAGATGCCACGGCAGCCTGTGCTTTTTGCGCGGCTTCAGTGGCTTTGACGTGGGACATTTGCTGCTCAACGCGGCGAATTTCACCTTTAGATTTAGCGATGGTCGACTTCAGTGCTTCGATAGTGCCATCATACTGGGTGACATTGGCCTGAGCGATTTCGCGCTCGCTTTCCAAGCGGGCAATTTCTCCAGCGACTTCTTCGGCTAGGCTCTGCTCGCCTTTCTCAAGCGCTGCCATGGCGCTTTTTTCGTATTCCGCCATTTTATCCGACAGCGTATCTACTTCCTTGGCAGCAAGGTTACGCCTGGCCATGATGGTAGTGAGTTCTTCATTGGCCCGGTTCATTGCCGTTTTGGCGTCACGTAGTTCTTGTTCCATAATACGTATCCCCTGACTATCGACAATCGCTTCGCCGGTTTCAGTGGCTTTGCCGCGCAGGGCGGTAAACATTTTGCGTAGTAACATCGGGTAACTCCTTAAATCGAACTAATCCGACGCTTGCGCGTGGGACGAACAACCGGTTGATATTGAATCAGGTGAACAATCAGTCGATTAAATCGGCAATTTCCAGGGCAGCCTGAGCGCAAGCTTCTACTTCTGCACTGATTGCCTCGAGCTTGCAGTCTGAAAATAGCTGCCCATAGACGACATAGTAATCTTCGTCACCCAAGGTGTGGATACCAACGCTGACCAGCGGTAGGGTCATGCCCAGGCGTAACAAGGCATCGTTGAAGGTAGTGATATCCTTAACCGCGCTGGTGGGCGCCACTTCGGTCATCACCAGCCACTCTTGCTCAGAATACGTCAGGGTAACAGGTAAGTCGCCGTAGTCCTTGAGTGTAAACACCAGCGAATCATTGTCTTGGTCGAGGGTGATGTCAGCGTTAGGCCAGTTTAACTCGTTCTGTTCTACGCTGTGTTTAATCGTTTCAAGTCGTGTCTGTGTATTCATTAAGCGTATCCTAATGGTCTATCCGGCAGAGGGCTGTAGATAGGGCTGTAGATAGGGCTGTAACAGCCGTGCCGATGAGTAACGGTGTTGTTGGCTAAAAATTCTTCAGCATTTTACCGAATCAATCGATATTGCGTCTGCACCGATGGCAAACTAATCCGTTAGCACCCATAATGGTCAACGTTTCGACGGCGAGGAGAATCCCATGAAACTGCTAAATCGCTCTGCCCTGAGCGTCAGGCCGACCCAGACCTTCGTGGACTGGATCAATGCGCTCGAACCCACCATGGGAGACGACGACCTGACCCTGGACGACGTCGAACGTGAAAGTACGGTGTACCTTATCCCAGAGATGGATACCCCCGAAGCGCTTGAGACGTTTGTTCGTGAGCGCTATGCAGAAATCCTAGAGACTGAGCTGCGTGCCTGGGAAGAGGATGAGCGCCAATGGCCAGAAAAGCTTGATTGGTCACTGTTCCAAGACTTTTTACGCATTGAGCATAGCTACCTTGCGATTGATCTTGACGACGAAACCGCCCTTGAAATTTCTGAGGTTGATGACGCACTCCTGCTCGACAATGAGCAAGACTAGCGCATTGCCGTCTTGATGTATGCGTATTGTGGAACCGGCCCAGGCCGGTTTTATTGTTTTTAATGGTGCAGTTTAGGAACGAACCACCATGCGATTGTTTGAAACTCGGGCGGGTGACGATGGTTTGCCAGGTCCCGCGCGTGCGCTAGCTGTACTGGCACTCGTCACTGGCACGCTAATGGCGGTGGTCGACACCACCATGATTAATTTGGCTCTCCCGACGATTGCCGAAGACCTTAATGTGCCTGCCTCCAGAGCGGTATGGATCACCAATTTATTCCAAGTGGTCTGCGCGGCGTTCTTATTAGTGTTTGCAGGCATGAGTGAGCTGATCACCCGCAGACGGCTCTATTTATTCGGTTTGGCTACCTTCGTTTTCGCGGCGTTAGGGGCGGCTCTGTCGCGTCATTTAGAAACGCTACTGCTATTTCGCGCCTTACAGGGGTTAGGGGCGGCGGCCACGCTGTCCATTGGCCCGTCGTTGTATCGGGCGATTTTTCCGTCACGTCTATTGGGTAGCGCTTTAGGGCTTAGCGCGTTAGTGGTGGCCGGTGGCTATGCAGCAGGCCCAACGTTGAGCGGCGTTATCCTCTTGTTTGCCGATTGGCCTTGGTTGTTCGCACTCAATGTTCCCCTTGGCGTGTGTTCCTTATGGCTTGCTAGTCGTGCGTTGCCCCGAGATAAGCCGCGCCAGGGCAGCTTTGATGCGCTGGGTGCGCTGCTGTCTATGTTGATGCTGGCGAGCTTCTTTCTCGCGATGGACGCAGTTGGCCATGCCGCACCGCTATGGCAAAGCGGTGGCTGGTCGGTGATAGCGGTGCTGGCTTGCGCGCTGTTTATTCGACGCCAGCGTCACGCGCCTTATCCGCTGTTGCCGCTAAGCATATTTGCTGAAAAACGCTTTACGCTAGCTGTTTCAGCGTCAGGGTTGGCCTTTATCGGTCAGGGACTAACGTTTGTTGCACTGTCGTTTTTTTACCAGGAGCAGATGGGATTCTCGCCGTTGGAAACAGCGTGGTTGTTCACCCCTTGGCCGTTAGCGATTATGGTGGTTGGCCCCCTGGCTGGTCGTTTAGCTGACCGGATCAACCCGAGTCTTCTTTCAAGCGCAGGCTTGATACTGCTAATGATGGGATTAGTAGCGCTAGCACTCGTGGATGAATCTACCGGCGTGGCAGGCAGCCTGTGGCGCACCGCTTTATGTGGCATCGGATTTGGTCTGTTTCAGCCACCTAACAACCGTGAAATGATGGGCAGTCTTCCGCCTGAGCGAAGCGCTAATGTATCCGGTGTGATGAGCACTACCCGTACCGTTGGACAATCGTTTGGAGTGGCCTTGGTGGGGGCGGCCTTGGCATTGGGTTCACCTGTACAGATAACCCTTTGGCTGGGGGCTGGCACCACGCTGCTAGCGCTAGTGGCCAGCCTTTCCCGGGTGGCGCTGGCCCAGCGTGCTCTCATTGAGCGGCGGGCATCGTGTGTTAGCAAGTAAGGGCGTACAATAAATCGGTTGCTGATTGAAGGAGAAAGTACTCATGGCGATGCAGACACAGATTGAGCAGAAGTTAGCGGCGTTAACGCCCGACGTGCTGCACGTAGAAAATGAAAGCCACATGCATAACGTGCCGGCTAACGCTGAGACACACTTTAAAGTCACCCTGGTAAGCGATAGCTTCGATGGCATAATGCCAGTGAAGCGCCATCAGCAGATTTATACGCTGCTCGCCGATGAGCTGTCTGGACCCGTGCATGCATTAGCGTTACATCTGTACACCCCAAAAGAGTGGCAGGCACGTGGCGGTGAGCGCCCGAATTCGCCTAACTGTCGGGGCGGCGGCCAGTGACGCCAGACATTATTCGTAGGCAGTATTTGGATGCAATGGGGATAACAGCCTGGGCATCCAAGTATCAACTGCCGAACGCACGACCGACTGAGGCCTGCGAGTGGGAAGATGC is part of the Halomonas sp. GT genome and harbors:
- a CDS encoding PspA/IM30 family protein, encoding MLLRKMFTALRGKATETGEAIVDSQGIRIMEQELRDAKTAMNRANEELTTIMARRNLAAKEVDTLSDKMAEYEKSAMAALEKGEQSLAEEVAGEIARLESEREIAQANVTQYDGTIEALKSTIAKSKGEIRRVEQQMSHVKATEAAQKAQAAVASQHAGQNASMNSAVASLERIKERQALQAEKLKIGESMQAQDSGADLEARLSQAGIGKQQTSGSDVLARLKAKQNAGN
- a CDS encoding MFS transporter → MRLFETRAGDDGLPGPARALAVLALVTGTLMAVVDTTMINLALPTIAEDLNVPASRAVWITNLFQVVCAAFLLVFAGMSELITRRRLYLFGLATFVFAALGAALSRHLETLLLFRALQGLGAAATLSIGPSLYRAIFPSRLLGSALGLSALVVAGGYAAGPTLSGVILLFADWPWLFALNVPLGVCSLWLASRALPRDKPRQGSFDALGALLSMLMLASFFLAMDAVGHAAPLWQSGGWSVIAVLACALFIRRQRHAPYPLLPLSIFAEKRFTLAVSASGLAFIGQGLTFVALSFFYQEQMGFSPLETAWLFTPWPLAIMVVGPLAGRLADRINPSLLSSAGLILLMMGLVALALVDESTGVAGSLWRTALCGIGFGLFQPPNNREMMGSLPPERSANVSGVMSTTRTVGQSFGVALVGAALALGSPVQITLWLGAGTTLLALVASLSRVALAQRALIERRASCVSK
- a CDS encoding BolA family protein, giving the protein MAMQTQIEQKLAALTPDVLHVENESHMHNVPANAETHFKVTLVSDSFDGIMPVKRHQQIYTLLADELSGPVHALALHLYTPKEWQARGGERPNSPNCRGGGQ
- a CDS encoding ion channel, giving the protein MPVLQRLLKVLKASTINVSWTFLLLLALAHMATSWLLMGLSGEEVANSLPLWLYFYVVTASTVGYGDFSPSSTAGQLIAVFYLIPGGISLFAALIGKATVTVGNFWRQQMQGKGDYSDLTGHTVVLGWHGETTEKIIDILKADRQLPDEIVLCVTKDINNPRPGDLKFVKGDSFANMELLKRAGVENASRIIIYDGSDERVATVALSAYSLKSPGCHIVAHCENPNTAAMLRRTLPGIECTEAMALEMLVRSATDAGISRVVNELLAVNHGATQYQTRLQDIPKGSTFGQLFSLAKEAHNATLLGVTSISDEANMLNPPSARELSDGDVLYYMAYERLTSAHFSSLLA
- a CDS encoding DUF2170 family protein — translated: MNTQTRLETIKHSVEQNELNWPNADITLDQDNDSLVFTLKDYGDLPVTLTYSEQEWLVMTEVAPTSAVKDITTFNDALLRLGMTLPLVSVGIHTLGDEDYYVVYGQLFSDCKLEAISAEVEACAQAALEIADLID